A window of Rhipicephalus microplus isolate Deutch F79 chromosome X, USDA_Rmic, whole genome shotgun sequence genomic DNA:
ATACTTAGAGCACTCCAGCAACGAAGTAAGGCTTCTTGAAATTCATGGTctgctttctgtttttttatcaATATATAGTTCATCATGGTTGCCCTTGTGGCCGTAGTTGCACTAGCCTACGCTGAGGAAGAGAAGAAGGAAGAGAAGAAGGATGACGTCGAAGGCCGCATTGGCTTCGGCAGTGGCTACGGCCACCTGGCAGGCGGCAACCAATACGGCTTCAACCGCGGAAGCGCAGGCTTCAACCAGGGCAGCGGAGGCTTTGACAGCGCCAACCGCTTCAACAACGTGCAGGGCTTCAGGAACCGCGAAGGCTACCGCACGAACCAGGGCTTCGACCAGACCTCATTCAACCGTTACGGATCTGGTAGTGCAGGCTTCAACACTGGCTTCAACCGTGGTGCTGGTGGTGCTTTCAACCAGCACGGGTTTCAGAGAGGAGGCTACCTCGGCTGAGCGACGAGAAGTACCTAACAAGTAAGTTACTACGTTGATAATGCATGAAGAAAGTGGTCTACCGTCTTTTGAGCTGCCTGGCTTTCATTTATTTCTGTTATTTCTACTTCCTGTTGTGTTCTAGTGGTTTGAAAAATAAGGTGATATCAAAGACTCCGTCACTACAAAATCACCTTAAGATCTGCGAAATACTTATTCTTGTACTACGGTAGCACATTGTCACGAGTTACTTTCAGTCGCCCTATTATTTTCGTTTCAAATAAAGTTGCATCACGCCGCATCTTACTGTGATTTGCCTCAAGCGCTCATTGTTAGGTAAAAAAGGAGTTGACAACCGAGCATATACGTCAGCTCTTTTCGCAGCGTTTGAGAGTCAAGCAGGAGATAAGCGTAAATCAAGAACACTTCGTGCGATTGCATATAGTACCGCTTCATTTGATTTCGAAATGTGAACTTTGAAACAAGCTGTATTGCTACTTCCCACTCAATAACCAGCATtgatatctttcttttttttgcagaaaactaCAAGAACTGCCGAAAAGAAAGCTGTCTTCCATGCATTGAACCCAGGGACCTGTCTTCAGCAGTCTTATACCATGAAAACCACCATTGAACTGAAGCGAAATCACTGTCTTCGTTAAGAGAATTACTGCTCGCTGTGAATGCAGTGGGCAAAAGTGAAAATAAAGCATGTTAATTTATTTTATTATGCCTAAGAAGTCTTTCATCTTTCCAACTGCTCTGTTTGTTCAATTTCACAACAATAATAATAGATATATTTACCATTGACTGTTAGAACAGCGAGTAGATATGGTGGTCAATATTTGCCACATTCCCAACAGTGAGCAGACTGAGAGATTGCGCATCGGGAGTGTTAGTAAAGATATGAAACTGGGATGGAGTAGATACATTATTGAAGTTatctttttcattttattttagcCAAAAGCCGTTGCAGGCCGTTACAGGCTGTTAGCCATAGGCTGATACACGGTGGAGTAATGAAATACACTTCCCACATCGTTGAAGACACAGGCGCTGCACGAAGAAGTTATTAAAAACAACACATCTGACAGCTTTATTTAAACCCACACCACATAGACGTTACcagtttattgttattatttatttatttgaatacttcAATGGCCCAAGCTAGGGTATTACTAACGTAAGAGGTTTTAATTGCAATGAAGAAGAGATTCAATAGCACCTTTGAATTCAAGTGAGTCGGAGTGGTGCGAGGCAGTTGCAGGCAGGTGATTCCAGTACCATGTGGTGTGGTTGTAACAAAAAGGGGGTAGAAATGGGTGGTAGTTTGCGCTAGTGAACGATACACTCCTACTGGAAGGTTTGTGTGGCTTCATGAGCAATTACTTGAAAGTATCGCTGGAACTTCACAGGAGCACGATAATAGTTGCATAAAAGGTATAGTCTGGGCATACGCACTCGTACTCATAGGTTAGTAAAGTTACCACGAGTTTTAAGTTAACATCAGGATTacaaaaagtgaacaaaacaagcaTCATAATTTTGAATTGATTGTAAAGTGTTAGAAAGCTAGATTCGCGAGGATCTTAAACGGAGCGTGCATATTCATCTTTAGGACAAACAAGTGCGATGTAGGCTATTAGTTTATAAGAATAGGGTGCAAGTCGTGAATGCCTACGTTCAAAATCCCAAGTGCGATTCAGAGAGTTAGATATGTGAGGTGCGCAGAGTCACCCCGACATCTCACTTGGAAATGTTACTCCAAAATATCTGTACAATTCAGCGTATGAAATCGCAGAGCTTCAAATAGCGTATTCTGCAAGTTCGTCATGGCACCTGCAATGAAAAGATTTTAAAAAGTGTTTGTTTCATGTTTAGCGGAATAGATTATTTATCCCATGAGGATTTATTATGGTCCATGTCACTTTGAAAAATATCAATATCTGCACTGTTTATTTCGAATGGCATtcaatgcagtcatctgcaaagatGTCAATGTTAGACGAGGTCTTCGCTTGAAGGTCaatatataaataagaaaaagtaaTGATCGGAGCACTCTACCTTGCAGCACACCAGAGATTACAGAGCAACGGGCAGATGAATGGGAGTAAGCTAACGCAAACTGTTGGTGATTTGGGAGAAAATTGTGAATTCAATTAAAAAAGTTATTTTCAGTCAAAAAAGGTTTAGGAGTAGCCCCtgctgtgccccgccgcggtggtctagtggctaaggtactcggctgctgacccgcaggtcgcgggatcgaatcccggctgcggcggcggctgcatttacgatggaggcagaaatgttgtaggctcgtgtgctcaaatttgggtgcacgttaaagaaccccaggtggtcgaaattcccagagccctcctatacggcgtctctcataatcatatggtggttttgggacgttaaaccccacatatcaatcactagCCCCTGCTGTGGAACTTTGTGGAATGCTGTATTTTATATTTCGAAATTGAAGACGAGTACTTCAACATTCTTTATTCTGAGGTGGGAAAAACAAATCCTCAGACCtcaccataaacatatagcagggaataccaattagaaaaaaaaatgaagagggcAGATCCTAGTGAAAGTTTGAGGGGGAAGGATGTGCAAGAGAAGTGGACTCTACCCCCCGCCCTCCCCCCATTGAACAAAAAAAACCTCTTGCTTTGGTTTACAATGTTGTTCATGCTGTTAACATGTTTCGCCGAGTCTATCTTCAGTGATGAATTTTTGAGATATGCAGCCCAATAAGGCTGTTTTCGACAtctcacttttttgtttgttgtgaaGGAGAAGTTGCTTGTTGATTTAAACTTCTCTTCCAAAATGAGTGCTCTgtaaaaagaaaataactttGGATTACTGCTCCTCCCCCTCCCCGCCCCCCATTAGTGTCAAGTTGGTTTGCATATTAGTTTATTTACATTTTCCTAGTAGCAGATGCGGAGTATATAGGTACGTAGAGTTAAAGTTAATcttgtatttttgttttattttttgtagaCAATGGTATTCAGTGGGTTTAAAAAGCGACAGAAAGTCGGGTTGCTAAAGATATCATAGGTTGACTTGTAAGTATTCATCAACATGTTTTCTAAGCTTGAGAGATGAATTGCATGATTCTGATTCTGAGGAAGAAAAGTTTGAATTGTGGCAGATGGTGCTCGATAGTTGTTAGAGTTTTACTTTTCGTGAGTGCAATGTATATATATTTCACAATTTTCGCTTAAacgtttttatttcatttttcgttCTCTATTGTATTTTTCCTTttccagttttttctttttttctctcaatttatttttttttctttagtttctttttgtccttatttcttttttgttatcgCTTTGTTGTCTGGTTTTGTTTTCATAGAGCGAAATTCTCGTGTTTTTTGTCGTCCGaatttttaaatgtttttgctattctttctgctttttttcaaattttcggtATCTTCACTCTtttatgctttctttttttgtttttttacagaatttttttcattcatttgacTTGTCTCAGTTTGACAGTTCCTCAGCATAGCCAACCATTCcataatattgctacgtgccagtgcatggagctgaagaagacgaagcagatagactggcacgagctaatctgtgtggctggcgctgctcgcctaaccgtctgtaaatacatcggtgactacccctctgagtcagtctccttcccgtaacatatttggtggagttgtgcgatccccgtcctcgccacggaactccgaagcggacgctcactcgcggcttccaacatgaccacccaagaatcggctacatcctctccggtcgctcccccttctgcccgacctgtcaacccagcgcccgcaacaacattcgtgacgcttcccgcgctcaaagaccccggcgtgttctcgggcagcgagggttccgacgtcgaccagtggctacgcctctacgaacgcgtcagcgccacttacaggtgggatcccactcttatgctggcaaacgtcatcttttatctcgacggaacacctcgtgtttggtttgataaccacgagcatgacataacaagctgggacagcttcaaggcaaagatccgtgagctttttggcaacatctctggtcgtcatgaagctgcgaaaaatgagttgtcgactcgcgcacaatcttccacggagccctacatcggttatattcaggctgttctttcactatgccgccaagctgacgaaaatatgtctgaacctgaaaaagttgcccatatcctaaagggtatcgccgacgatgcgttcaacttgttggtattcaataatgtgtcgtctgttgatgccatatcattcaagaatgccgccggttccaacaacctaaaagcagacgcatctcccatcagttccagcgcctcccgaacaccactgcgacgtcctcatgtctcgacacatatcatccaccagacaactgtgacaacttgacgcgaatcgtcaggcgggagcttgaagccgctgctccagctaaggtgggaacaacgtcccctgacccctctccgccaattacgttgcctctcattcaagcagtcgtccggcaggaaatcgccagcttgggaattcactctatctcaccgcctatccgcaccgactaccagccccgatacacgcctgcacgtcccttcccgaccggctctccctcaacgttccgtaatccgtccgcatggcgaacacacgatgacaagccgatatgcttctcgtgtcacagaatcgggcacatttctcgccattgcagaagtcgctggggtcctcctgcacaaccgtcctctcgtcccttatatgcacgtcctgcctatcgccatgagaccaaccgcgaccattttgcccaggaacctgcttctgaacgccgctactcccgctctccatccccccaacgtcgccagtctcgttctccacagccccgccgaccatcttcccccgccttcccacgaggttctccgacggaaaactaagcgttgcagcccccggaggtggcgctgcatcgctcggactgaccgaaaatcctcttttgacgataccgacaaaacggaacctcatagacgtacaagtagacggccaacatgtcactgctcttgtcgacaccggcgcccaactttccgtgatgacgagtgattttcgccgcaagctcaagaaggttctcacacctgcgaccacccagttcgtccgtgttgcggatggtggcatagcatctatcgttggaatgtgctccgctcgtgtgagcattgcggatcgacacacagttgttctcttcaccgtccttgataaatgcccccacgacgtaatcttaggcctcgacttcctatccgcgcattctgccctcatagactgttcgaccagtacgctccgtctacacttgcgcgcaacagaacctcttacacaacggccgagtcgcctctgcacaacgggacacgcgcgcctccctccacagacactgacctacatagagctcgtctcaataccaccagttcccgacggtgactatgttctgacccctatcaccgatgttctcataagccgtggcattacattaccgcacaccattctgtccgtcgcaggaaattctacgtgcctcccagttgtcaactttagcttgacacctcaagttttgccgcaagggatctctttagcgttgctctgcaccttagaagacaatgcggtagatgttttcgcgatggccgccccttctgaaccccacgctcaacatcagtctgccacttgctccgacagcgctattacttcgatgatcgcttccaacttaacaccgAAGCAGACtaatgagctccaccgggttctgctgtcctacatcgacgtatttgacatcagcggccgtccgttggggaaagctaccggtatgagccaccgcataaacactggtaatgagcatcctattcataggtgcccatatcgggtgtcggcggccgagcgtcacatcatccaaagtgaggtcgacaaaatgctcgccaatgacatcattgagccatcttgcagtccttgggcttctcctgtagtgctagtccgcaagaaagacggtgcatggcgtttctgtgtggattatcgacacctaaacaaaattaccaaaaaagacgtctaccctctgccacgaatagatgatgcgcttgattgcctctatgggtcccactatttttcctccatagaccttcgttccggctactggcagatagaggtagatgaaatggaccgtgaaaagacggcattcatcacccccgatggcctatatcagttcaaggtcatgccctt
This region includes:
- the LOC119161179 gene encoding uncharacterized protein LOC119161179 → MARKLFIMVALVAVVALAYAEEEKKEEKKDDVEGRIGFGSGYGHLAGGNQYGFNRGSAGFNQGSGGFDSANRFNNVQGFRNREGYRTNQGFDQTSFNRYGSGSAGFNTGFNRGAGGAFNQHGFQRGGYLG